The genomic interval CCAGGTCGCGGTCGAACCCGACGGGACGCTGTGGGCCGTCTTCGCCGACGCGACCAGCGGGAACGGTAGCTACCGCTTCCGTTTCCTGCGGCCCGCGGCGCCCGCCGCCGACGGCCGCGTGGAGGTCGACCTCAACCGCGCGCTGCTGCCGCCGTGCGCCTTCGCCGATCACTTCATCTGCCCGTTCCCGCCCCCGGGCAACACGCTCTCCGCGGCGGTCCCGGCGGGGGAGCGGAACCGGATCGACGCCTGACCCGCGAGCGGTCCCTCCGGCCCCGGCAGCCCCACGGCTCCCGGGGCCGGAGGCGTGTGTGACCCGCGTGGCCGAAAGACATTCTTGCGCCCCCTGTCCGGACCCCTCGATACTCCGGTCAGCGATTGTCAGGGGCACGGCAACTCCGGAATCCGGACAGGCCCCCGACTGCGCCTCACGGGCCCGCCACCCCACAGGAGGGCCCCCGATTCCCCTCGGAGGAACCCGAAGTGAGGATCAAGCGCACCAACAACCGCTCGAACGCGGCCAGACGCGTCCGTACCACGGCCGTACTCGCGGGGCTCGCCGCCGTCGCGGCGATGGCCATTCCCACCGCGAACGCCGAAACCCCCCGGACGTTCAGTGCCAACCAGCTGACCGCGGCGAGCGACGCCGTGCTCGGCGCCGACATCGCGGGCACCGCCTGGAACATCGACCCGCAGTCCAAGCGCCTCGTCGTCACCGTCGACAGCACGGTCTCGAAGGCGGAGATCAACCAGATCAAGAAGTCGGCGGGCGCCAACGCCGACGCGCTGCGCATCGAGCGCACGCCGGGCAAGTTCACCAAGCTGATCTCCGGCGGCGACGCGATCTACTCCAGCACCGGACGCTGCTCGCTCGGCTTCAACGTCCGCAGCGGCAGCACCTACTACTTCCTGACCGCCGGCCACTGCACGGACGGCGCGACCACCTGGTGGGCGAACTCGGCCCGCACCACCGTGCTCGGCACGACCGCCGGGTCGAGCTTCCCGAACAACGACTACGGCATCGTGCGCTACACCAACACCACCATCCCCAAGGACGGCACGGTCGGCGGCCAGGACATCACCAGCGCCGCCAACGCCACCAACGGCATGGCCGTCACCCGCCGCGGCTCCACCACCGGCACCCACAGCGGTTCGGTCACCGGACTCAACGCCACCGTCAACTACGGGGGCGGCGACGTCGTCTACGGCATGATCCGCACCAACGTGTGCGCCGAGCCCGGCGACTCCGGCGGCCCGCTCTACTCCGGCACCCGGGCGATCGGTCTCACCTCCGGCGGCAGCGGCAACTGCTCCTCCGGCGGAACGACCTTCTTCCAGCCGGTCACCGAGGCGCTGAGCGCGTACGGCGTCAGCGTGTACTGACCGGTCCCACCCAGGCCGGGTACGGAGCAGTCCGTACAAACGTGCCCCCGTCCGGAATTCCGGACGGGGGCTCCCGCTCGCCGGGGAGCTCTTGAGAGGATGTCGCCACGACGGGTCGCCGCTACGGGGCGACGGGGGGCGGGGCGACGGGGCGGGCGCGCCCCCGGCCGCGCTCCGCTGGCATCAGGGGGTAGCAGGTCCGTGAATCGCATCGGAGTGACCGGTCACCGCTCCATCCCCGCCGAGGCCCAGGCCCATGTGCTCGCGGGTCTGCGGTCCGCGCTGTGCGGCCTCGACGGCGCGACGCACGCGCTCTCCAGCCTGGCGGTCGGCGCCGACCAGCTCTTCGCCGACCTCGCCCTCGCCTGCGGCGCCGAACTGACCGCCGTGATCCCCAGCGGCGACTACGAGGCCTGCTTCGAGAACGCCGTCGACCTCGCCCGCTACCGGATGCTCAAGGCGCGCGCGGCGCGGGAGGTCCGGCTCGACTTCCCGCACTCCACCGACGAGGCGTACTACGCGGCGGGCGCCTACATCGCCGACCACTGCGACCGGCTGCTCGCCGTCTGGGACGGTCTCCCGGCCCGCGGCCTCGGCGGCACGGGCGACATCGTGACGTACGCCCGCACCCTGGGCCGCCCGGTCACCGTGATCTGGCGCGACGGAGTACTGCGCGGCTGACCGGCGGGCGCCCGCCGAACAGGCCGTACGGAGAGGGACGCTCCCGACCCCGTACGGCGGCCTCACCGGCTCACACGCGATGTCTGACCAGCCAGTCGGTGTGCTCGGGCGACACGATCCGCTCGGTCTCGAACACCGCCGCCGGCCAGTGCCGCTCGGTGAGGGTGGTCTCCATGGCGGCCTGCATCGACTCCAGGTCCTTCTCCACCAGCGAGTGCGCCGAGATCAGCGGATGGTGCCGGCGCATCTCGTTCCAGGCGAGACAGGCCGCCGCCGCCGCGGAGAACGCCCCGGTCAGGCCGAACGAGCGCCCCACCCCGAAGGTCTGGAACACGCTCAGCGCCAACGCCGGCAGCGTCAGCGCGACAATGGCGCCCGACCACAGGATCGCCCCGCGCCGGGAGGCCTGCTGACGTCTGCGGTACCAGCGCCGCTGTTCGATGAGCCGGTCCCGTACATACGTTTCCTTGCGGACCGTGTAGGCCTTGTTCCGTAACGCGCGCATGGATTCCGTGATGAGGCCGCCGGAATCCGGCAGTTCCTCGCGCGGGTCGGCCCAGCCCACTTTTCGCAGCTCCTGGAGGCCGTCCTCCAGGCGATTGGCGAACAGCGCCTCCGGGTGCTCGGACGCGCTGTCGAACGGCGCGCCGTGGACCGCGTAGCGCCAGCAGTTGGACTTGATGAACTCGGCCGCCGAGCGGTTCAGTTGCCAGTGCGACTTTGCTTTGCGGTGAGAGGCGAGGAAGGTCGCGAAGAGCACGCCCAGATAGGCCAGCACCGCGGCGCCGTACAGGGCACGGGCCGCCGGGCCGTCCTCGGTGTGCCAGGGGAGCGCCGCGGGCACCGTGCCCGCCACGAGCAGCGCGAGCTGCGCCCGGGTGGTGTTCACGGCCTCACGCTGGCGGGCCACGGCGACCGCGTCCGTGTGGTGGAACAGCGCCGGCAGGTCGTCGTTCCTGAAGACCATGGACCTCAGCGGCTCGGGCAACGCCGTCATGGACGCCTCCGTCTGCAGTTGTCGTATGACCCGGCCGGCCGTGGTGCCTGCCCCGCCCGGGCCACGAGAGTAGGGGGGAGCACCCGACGCGGCAAGAGCGTCCCGGCACCTCGGACGGTCACCACGACAGGGTTCGGCCACGTGCGGGCGGGTGTCCTTCCTCACATCGCGGGGCTGTGGCAAGGTGGTGCAACTGGGTTGAGCGAACAGTGAGTTGCGGCCCCCGTGCGGTGGGCGCGACCACCTCCGTGCGGGGAGGGGCCATCGAGGGTGACCGGGATGGTGGGCGTCTGCTCGCAGCGGCGAGCCGAGCGGGTCGACGCACCGCGCGCCCGGGCCCGGGCCGCGGGTGCCGCGGGCGACGGCCACGAACCCGCCCCGGACCGCGTGCGCATGGCCCGGGACGGAACACGATCTCCCTGGCGAGAGGCTGGTGAACGGGTGAACCGCCGTCCCGCCGGAGCCTCCCGCCGCCCGCCGTCCGGGACCCGCGCGGTGCGCGCGCCCGGCACCTGTGCCGGCGGTCTCGCCGGTGGCGGGAAGCCTCTCACCTGCGCGGGCCGGCGGCAGCGAGGCCGGCCCCCGGGGCCGCCGGTTCCGCCGCTCGTCCCCCGCTCACCCGAGCGGCCGAGCGGAAGGTGCGTTTCGAGTTTCGAATCCAGGTGTGAAGGCCGCTCCGCCGGCATGTGGAAGAGCCTCCGCGGTAGTAAAGTGCGCGTGCCGGGACGTGTGATGACATGCAATCCGGCAGCGTTTCAATGTCCGGAAACAGACCCCTTCAGGATCCCCCTAGGACGGCCGTGAAGACCTACGGAACCACCCCCGCCTTCGCCTCCGCGAAGACCCGCGCGACCCTCTCGGCGACCGACGTCCACAGCGCCGAGGCCGCCAGGAAGATCAACCGCGTATGCGGTGCGACAACGGCCAGGTCCACCCGCATCTCCACGTTCAATTCGGCTCTCTGAGTCGATGTCAGAAGCGGCTAGAATGGCGGGATGACAGGACCCCTGGTCCCCTTCCGTGAATTCGTGCTGAAAGTGCACAGCAGGTGCGATCTGGCCTGTGATCATTGTTATGTCTACGAACATGCCGACCAGAGCTGGCTGACACGCCCCAAGACCATCTCTGACGAGGCGATTTCCTGGACTGCCCGGCGCCTGGCCGAGCATGCGACGACTCATGCGCTTCCCTCCGTAACAGTGATCCTGCACGGTGGGGAACCGCTCCTGGCGGGGCCCGCGCGACTGCGACGGGTCTGCGAGGAGCTCGGCTCGGCTCTGAACGGCATCGCTGAGCTGGACCTCAGGATCCACACCAACGGCGTCCAGCTCAGCCCCCGTTACCTCGACCTCTTCGACGAGTTCCACGTCCGGGTCGGGATCTCGCTCGACGGCGACCGCGCGGCCAACGACCGCCACCGCCGATTCGCCGACGGACGCAGCAGCCACCCGATGGTGCTGCGCGCCGTCGAACTGCTCCGCGAGGAGCGCTACCGCCACCTGGACCTCGGCCTGCTGTGCACGGTCGACATCCACAACGACCCGGTGGCCGTGCAGGACGCTCTCGCCGGACTCGAACCCCCACTCGTCGACTTCCTGCTGCCGCACGCCACCTGGGACGACCCGCCCCCGCGGCCGGACGGATCGCCCACCGCGTACGCCGACTGGCTCCTGACGGCCTTCGACCGCTGGACGGAGCAGGGCCGCCCCATGCCCGTCCGCTTGTTCGCCTCGGTGCTCTCCAGCCTGAACGGCGGCCCCAGCCTCACCGAGTCCCTCGGCCTGGCCCCCACCGACCTCGTCGTCATCGAGACCGACGGGCAGCTGGAACAGGTCGACTCGCTCAAGAGCGCCTACGAGGGTGCCGCCGCCACCGGGTTCGACGTCTTCCGCAACACCTTCGACGAGGTCGCGGCCCACCCCGGCGTCCGGGCGCGGCAGCTCGGTCTGGCCGGGGTCAGCGAGACCTGTCGCCGCTGCCCCGTCGTGCGCTCGTGCGGCGGCGGGCTCTACACCCACCGGTACCGCTCCGGCAGCGGCCCCGAAGGTCTCGACAGCGGCTTCGACAACCCGTCGGTCTACTGCGCCGACCTGGCCGCCCTGATCCGGGGCATCGAGGAGCGTACGGCCGCGGCCACCGAGTCGCCCGCCGTCCGGGCGCCGGACGAACTGCTCGCCGCCCATCAGGACCTGACCCGGACCCTGCTCGCGGCTCTCCACGACACCCTCGACGGGCAGGGCGGGGCCCTCTGGGACGAGGCCTGGCGGCTCGCGGCGACGCTGGAGGCGGACGCCCCGGGCGCCGAGGCGCTCGACACGGTGCTCGCCCACCCCTACACCCGCACCTGGCTGGTCGACGCCCTGGCGGACGTGGAGGCGGGACGCGGCCTGGCGGAACCCGCCGCCGAACGGCTCGGCGCCACCGTGGCCGCCGCCGCCGTCCGCGCCGGACGCGACCTGGCCGTGCCGGTGGCGTACCGGGACGGAGGCCTGTACCTGCCCACCCTCGGCACCGTGGTCCTCGGCGGCCCGGGGGAGCGGGGAACGGCCGTGGTGCGCGCCACGGGGGACGGATTCCTCGTCCGCCGGCCGCGGGACACGCCCGGCACGGAGCTGCGCATCGCCCCCGATGAGCCCGAGGGCCCGCACTGGCTGCCCGTACACGTCCTGCGCCGGGCACCCGCCCCCGTACTCCTGCTGGACGACCTCGACCCCCTCCGCGACTGCTTCGACGCCCCCGCGACCGACCGCCTGGAAGCGGAGGAGGCCGACGCCTGGGCGCACCGGGTCGGCGAAGCCTGGTCGCTGCTGGCCGACGCCGTACCCGGCCAGGCGGCCGAGGCGGCCCTGACGTTGACCACGCTGACCCCGCTGTCCACCGGGGACGCCGAGCCGGGGCGCCACGGGCCCGGCGCGCTCGGCGTCGGGCCGTCGGTGGAGCCGAACGAACTGGCACTCGGCCTGCTGAGCGGATTCCGCCGGGCGAAACTGCGGGCGCTCGGTGAAGTGACGGATCTTTACGCCTTGGACGGTACCTGGGAACATCGGACGCCCTGGGGGAACGAACACGTGACGTTCTCCCGACTGCTGGCCGAGACATTCGAACGGGCGGGGCTCGGGCTTTACGACCCGCGCTTCCTCACGGGTGTTCCGGAAGCTCTCGACAAGATCGAAAACGCGGCGGAGGTGACGGTCGACGGAAAACAGCTGATCTCCGCTGTCCGCAAGGAGATCAGCGGAACACGGAGTGCGACCGAGAAGAATCGCGGCAGGAGCTTCCCGCCGTCCGGTCATGCGGCGAACGTCCGGGGATCTGACCAGAAAGTGACGTTCGAATGACCGAACGGCAGGGGGGTGGAAAGCGGTCCGCTCCGGAATGATGAGTTCGCTTCCACTCCCTTCCTCCTTCCGGGATGCGAGTGCTCACACAGGACGGGGGTCGTGTGCACGCATCGACGCAACAGCGAGCGGTGGGCCATCGGCCGTATTTCTTTCTGAGTTACGCCCACACGCCGGGGTACGGCGGCGGCACGGACCCCGATATGTGGGTCGAACGGCTTTTCCAGGACCTCTGCGGCCACGTGATGGCCATGACCGACTTACCCGCGGGCGCGCCGGCGGGCTTCATGGACCGGGAGATACGTTCCGGAGAGGGCTGGTCGGAACGGCTCGGCGATGTCCTCGCCACCTGCCGGGTCTTCGTCCCGCTGTTCTCGCCGCGCTACTTCGCCAGCGAGATGTGCGGCAAGGAGTGGTACGCCTTCGAACAGCGCGCCATCCACCACCGCGCCCGCTCCAACCAGCCCGCCGAGGCCATCGTCCCGGCACTCTGGGTACCGGTGCCGCCGAGCCAACTGCCCGGCTCCGCGGAGCGGTTGCAGTTCAACCACCGTGATTTCGGGGAACGGTACGTCAGCGACGGCCTGTACGGCCTGATCAAGCTCAGACTCTTCGCCGAGGAGTACGAACGGGCCGTCTACGAACTGGCCAAACGCATCGTGAGCGTCGCCGACTCGGTCCGCATCGACACCGGCCGGCCCGTCGACTACCGCCTCGCGCCCAGCGCCTTCGGCTCCCCCAGCAGCGGAGTCGGCGCCCCCCGGCCGATGCAGATCACCATCGCGGCGCCGACGCGCCACGATCTGCCCGAGGGCCGCAACAGCGACCACTACGGCGACCACCCCCAGGACTGGAACCCCTACTACCCGGCCGCCGCGCGCCCGCTGGCCTATGTGGCGGAGGAACTGGTCCGCTCCCTCAACTACCAGGCCGTCATCACCTCGTTCGACGAGGACCGGCACGACGGCAAGACCCCGCCCACCACCCCGGAGATCCTGCTCGTCGACCGCTGGGCCCTCCGGGACGAGGACCACCGCCGCAGGCTCGCCGCCTTCGACGCGGAGAACCGGCCCTGGGTGACCATGGTCGTGCCGTGGAGCCGCGACGACCACCAGAGCAGAGCGGCGGAGAGCGAGCTCACCCAGACGCTCGAAGCGACCATGCCGATCAAGATGGGCCAGGGCCGGGCCCTGTGCCGGGCCGCCGCGAAGGGAGTGCCCACCATGGAGGCGTTCGGTCAACTCCTGCCCCAGGTGGTCGAGGTGGCCGCCCAGCAGTACCTCAAGCACGCCAAGGCCTACCCTCCCGGATCCGGCGGCGGCTCCGGTGAGCGGACCCGGCTCACCGGCCCCATGGGCAGCACGAGTTACATCCCCGACCCGCACGACCCTGCGACGGAAGCGGAGGACCTATGAGTGCCGGTCGTGACGGGCGCATCGTCACCTTCTACTCGTACAAGGGCGGTACCGGGCGCACCATGGCGCTCGCCAACACCGCCTGGATCCTCGCGGCCAACGGCAAGCGGGTGCTGGCCGTCGACTGGGACCTGGAGGCCCCCGGGCTGCACCGGTTCTTCCACCCCTTCCTCGACCCGGCCACCCTCGGCGCCACCACCGGCGTGATCGACCTGATCACCGAGTACGCCTGGGCCGCGACCAGCCCCGCCCAGCGCCCCGAGGACTGGCACCGCGACTACGCCCGCATCCAGCCGCACGCCGTGTCGCTGACCCCGGAGTCGCTCGGCTGGGAGTTCCCGCAGGGCGGGACGCTCGACTTCGTCTCCGCCGGACGGCAGAACCGCGAATACTCCGCGACCGTCTCCACCTTCGACTGGGACAACTTCTACGACCGGTTCGGCGGCGGCCACTTCTTCGACGCGCTGCGCGACGACATGAAGGCCAACTACGACTACGTCCTCATCGACAGCCGGACCGGCCTCAGCGACATCGCCGACATCTGCACCGTCCACCTCCCGGACGTGCTCGTCGACTGCTTCACCCTCAGCGACCAGTCCATCGACGGCGCGGCCTCCGTCGCCCGCCAGATCGCCGAGCGCAACACCGGCCGCCCCATCGCCCTCTACCCCGTCCCGATGCGCATCGACGAGGGTGAGAAGGAGAAGGCGGACGCCGGGCGGGCGCTGGCCCGGCTCAAGTTCGACCGGCTCCCGCGCGACCTGTCCGGCGACGAACTCACCGCCTACTGGGGCGCGGTGGAGATTCCCTACCGGCCCTACTACGCCTACGAGGAGACGCTCGCCACCTTCGGGGACGAGGCCGGGCTCTCCAACTCGCTGCTCTCCGCCTTCGAACGGCTCGTCGCGGTCATCACCGACCGGGAGATCACCTCGATGCCCCCGATCGGCGAGGAGGTCCGCCTGCGGATCCGCGACGCCTTCACCCGGCGCAGGCCCGCCCTGCCCGCCGATCTCTTCCTCAGCTATGTGGCGGAGAACCGGATGTGGGCCGACTGGCTCGAATCGATCCTCACCCGGGCCGGCTTCCGGGTGGTCCCGCGTGACGTCTCCGCCGAACGCTCCCCCGACGAGCCAGCCGACACCACCGCGGAGAGCGCCGCCCGCACCGTCGTGCTGCTCTCCAGCGCCTACCTGAAGTCCCAGCGCGCGGTCGAGCTGTGGGAGCGGACCGCCGCGGAGGCCGTCGGCAGCGGCCGCCGCCGACTGGTCCCCCTGCGGGTCGGGGACGTACGCCTGAGCGCCCCCTACATCGACCGCAACCCCGTCGACCTCTTCCGGCTGGACGAGGTGCACGCCACCACCGCCGTGATGCGGGCCCTGGATCGCCCGGTGCAGGTGGCGGACGGGGTCTCGCCCGGGCCCCGCTTCCCCGGCACCGTGCCGAGGATCTGGAACGCGCCGCCCCGCAACCCCGGCTTCACCGGCCGCTCGCTCGTCCTGGAGCGGATGCGCGACCAGCTCGGCGGCGGCCTGGCCGTCGTCCTGCCGCAGCCGCAGACCCTGTACGGACTCGGCGGCGTCGGCAAGACCCAGGTGGCCCTGGAATACGTGCACCGCTTCATGGCCGACTACGACCTGGTGTGGTGGATATCGTCCGAGCAGACCGACGACGTGGTCGCCTCGCTCGCCGAGCTCGCCGTCCGGCTCGGCGCCCAGGGCGGCGACGACATGGCCGCCGCCTCCCAGGAGGCCGTCGACCTGCTGCGGCGCGGCGTGCCCTCGGACCGCTGGCTGCTGGTCTTCGACAACGCGGACGACCCCGAGCAGCTGCGCCGCTACTTCCCGCAGGGCGGCTCCGGCCACATCCTGGTGACCTCCCGCAACCAGAGCTGGTCCCAGCACGGGGACGCGCTGCCCGTGGACGTCTTCCTGCGCGAGGAGTCGATCGAACACCTCCAGCGCCGGGCGCCGGGGCTCAGCGACGAGGACGCCGACCAGGTGGCGACCGCCGTGGGCGACCTGCCGCTCGCCGTGGAGCAGGCGGCCGCCTGGATCGCGGAGACCGCCACTCCCATCGACGCCTATCTCGAACAGCTCGCCCGGCAGGCTCCCCAGGTCCTCGGGCTCAACCAGCCGGCCGGCTACCCGGAACCGGTCGCCGCGACCTGGAACATCTCCATCGCCCGGCTCAAGGAGCGCTCGCCCGCCGCCGTGCGGCTCCTCCAGCTCTGCGCCTTCTTCGCCCCGGAACCGATCTCCGCGAACCTCCTCTACAGCAAGGAGATGATCGACGCGCTGAAGCCGTACGACTCCTCGCTCCAGGAGAAGCTGGTGCTGGGCCGGGTCATCCGGGAGATCGGCCGGTTCGCCCTCGCCAAGGTCGACCAGGTCTCCAACTCCATCCAGGTCCACCGCCTCGTCCAGGCCGTGATCAAGGCGCAGCTCAGCGAGGAGGAGCAGCGCGAGGCCCGGCACGTCGTCCACCGCATCCTGGCCGGCGCCCGGCCCGACGACGACGAGCCGATCGACAACCCGGAGACGTGGCCGCGCTTCGCGACGATCTGGCCGCACCTCGGCCCCTCCGACGCCCGCAACTGCAAGGAGCCGGAGACCCGCAGGCTCCTGATCGACCGGGTCCGCTACCTCTGGAAGCGCGGCGATGTCAGGACCGCGGGCGCGCTCGGCGACGAGCTGCGGGAGATCTGGCGGGAGAAGCTGGGGGAGCGGGATCTGCAGTACCTCTACCTCTGCTTCCACCTCTCCAACATCCTGCGCACCCGCGGGCGTTACGTGGAGGCGAAGGAGCTGGACGAGTTCACCCTGGAGCGGCAGCGGGCGGTGCTGGGGCCCGAGCACCCGCACACGTACATGACCACCAGCAGCCTGGCCATCGACCTCGGTCTGCTGGGCGACTACGCCCGGGCGATCGAGATGGCGACCGAGGCCCACGAGGGGTTCGGGCAGATCTTCCACGACTCCCACCCCCGGACCCTGGCCGCCGCCAACAACCTGGCCCTGAACCTGCGCAGCGTCGGCCAGTACGCCCGCGCCCGGGAGATCGACCAGGACGTCTACGACCTCCGCTCCCAGGTGCTCGGACCGGAGCACCCCTACAGCCTGTCCTCCGCGATGAACCTCGCCCGTGACCTGCGGGAGGTCGGACGGTACGAGGACTCGGTGGGGCTGCTCAGTACCACGTACAACAGCTTCAAGGAGACGATGGGCCGCAGCTTCCCCACCACGCTGAGCGCCGCGAAGAGCCTCGCGGTGTCGTTGCGCAGGGCGGGCCGGCTGGAGGACGCCCGCCGTCTCACGGTGGCGACCCGCGCCCGGTACCGGGCGAAGTACACCACCGCCAACCCCGATTCGCTCGCCTGCGACCTCAACCTCGCCGCGGACCTGTTCGCGGCGGGCGAGAGCGTCGAGGCGAGGGACACGGCGCAGGAGGTCGTCGACCAGTTCATGAAGGTGCCGGGGGAGAGGCACCCGTACACCCTGGCGGCACAGAACAACCTCGGCGTCTATCTGACGGGGGCCGGGGAGACGGAAGCGGCGGAGCGGGTGCTGAAGCTGGTCGTCGCCTCCATGCGGGAGACCTTCGGCCGCGAGCACCCGAACACCCTGTTCTGTGTGATGAACCTGGCCAGCGCGACGGCGGACCGGGGGGAGCTGGACATCGTGCTGAAGACGGAGCAGCGGCTGGCCGGACAGCTGCGCGAGGCGCTCGGGGCGCACCATCCGGAGACCCTGGCCATGTCCTCGAACATGGCGGTCACGCTCGCTGCCGTGGGGCGGGAGGACGAGGCGGTGCAGTTGCGGGCGGAGATCGTCCCCGAGCTGTCGCGCCAGCTCGGCGACGACCATCCGCTGGTCCGGATGGCCCGGACCGAGGAGCGGTTCCGGCGGGAACTGGAACCGATGTCGGTGTGACCGGACGGCCGGGAGGGCTCACCCTCCCGGCCGGCCGGCCCGCACGGTCCCGTCCGGGGGCTCCCGCTCGTCCAGCAGCCAGTCCAGGACGCGCGGGAGCATGGGGAACGCGTCGAAGTGGGCCGCCTCCGGTTCGAGTACGGCGGTGGCGCCCGGTATCTGCCCGGCCAGCCAGCGGGAGTGGCCGACCGGGGAGAAGACGTCCTGCACTCCGTGCCAGAGCAGCACCTTGCCGGTGATCCGGCCGGGATCGAACCCCCAGGGGCTGCAGAACGCGATGGCGTCGTCGATCCAGCCGTACGCCGAGGTGCGCAGCCCCTCGCTGTAGTTGCGCAGCAGCATGGAGCGGATCCCCGCGTCGTTGACCACCACCCGGTCGGAGTCGGTCAGCTCCCGGCGCAGGTCGTCCAGGAGCCTGACCGGGTCCCGGCGGATCTGCGCCGAGCGCATGATGAAGGACTGCGCAAGGCTCTCCGGGTCGTCGGCCGCCGTGGAGTACGCGAGCACATTGGACGCGGTCATCCCGTCGAACCAGTCGAGACCGGCCGCGTCCGGGGGCGCGAGACTGACCAGTGCCGCGGTCCGGGTGATCCGTTCCGGCATCAGCGCCGCGCAGGCCAGGGCGTGCGGGGCCCCGCCGGAGCGGCCCACCACGGCGAAGCGCTTCAGGCCCAGGGAGTCGGCGATGGCCCGGACGTCCTCGACGACGTCCTTGATCCGGCGGCCCTCGTGCCGGTCGCTGCCGCCGTATCCCGGGCGGTCGTAGGTGATCAGCTGCGTATGGCGCTGATACAGCACCATGCCGCGGGGAGCGGGCCCGAGCCTGCTGCCCGGGGTGCCGTGGAGGAGGAAGACCGGTCTCCCCCGTGGGTCGCCCATCCGCTCCACCATCAGATGCCGCCCGTCCGCCGCGAGCACCCGATTGCGCACCCGTTCCTCCTCCGCTCGGTCACCCGGCCGGCCCGGGCACGGTGCGCCCGGCGTGTGCTGCCCTTTCGATGATGACCCATCAGGGGCGTTACCGGGACGGTTGAGCGTCAGGAACTGTGAAGGTACGGGGAGGCTCCCGGCGGACGATTTCCGTCGGCATCCGGACGGGTCGGCACACCATCCGGACCGGCACCGGCGAATACCGGACAGGACTAGTCCTCACCCAGGGGCCGTCGACGGTTGCACCGGGTGTTCGCGATCGGAACCGACGTGGCAGGACCCGGGGTAGGTGAACACCTCGCGGGCGAAGCGTCGCTGTCGTGTGCACGTCTGGAAGTCGACCTTGTGTGCGTTTCCCCGCGTCGGAATAGTGGGCGCCCCATCCTCCGTGTACGAGCACCCCACTTGCTCCGTGCGCGGCCCCACAGGAGGTCGAAGTTGAAGCATCGACGTA from Streptomyces sp. CA-278952 carries:
- a CDS encoding DUF4231 domain-containing protein, producing the protein MTALPEPLRSMVFRNDDLPALFHHTDAVAVARQREAVNTTRAQLALLVAGTVPAALPWHTEDGPAARALYGAAVLAYLGVLFATFLASHRKAKSHWQLNRSAAEFIKSNCWRYAVHGAPFDSASEHPEALFANRLEDGLQELRKVGWADPREELPDSGGLITESMRALRNKAYTVRKETYVRDRLIEQRRWYRRRQQASRRGAILWSGAIVALTLPALALSVFQTFGVGRSFGLTGAFSAAAAACLAWNEMRRHHPLISAHSLVEKDLESMQAAMETTLTERHWPAAVFETERIVSPEHTDWLVRHRV
- a CDS encoding S1 family peptidase, producing MRIKRTNNRSNAARRVRTTAVLAGLAAVAAMAIPTANAETPRTFSANQLTAASDAVLGADIAGTAWNIDPQSKRLVVTVDSTVSKAEINQIKKSAGANADALRIERTPGKFTKLISGGDAIYSSTGRCSLGFNVRSGSTYYFLTAGHCTDGATTWWANSARTTVLGTTAGSSFPNNDYGIVRYTNTTIPKDGTVGGQDITSAANATNGMAVTRRGSTTGTHSGSVTGLNATVNYGGGDVVYGMIRTNVCAEPGDSGGPLYSGTRAIGLTSGGSGNCSSGGTTFFQPVTEALSAYGVSVY
- the fxsA gene encoding FxSxx-COOH cyclophane-containing RiPP peptide; the encoded protein is MKTYGTTPAFASAKTRATLSATDVHSAEAARKINRVCGATTARSTRISTFNSAL
- the fsxC gene encoding FxsC protein, whose translation is MRVLTQDGGRVHASTQQRAVGHRPYFFLSYAHTPGYGGGTDPDMWVERLFQDLCGHVMAMTDLPAGAPAGFMDREIRSGEGWSERLGDVLATCRVFVPLFSPRYFASEMCGKEWYAFEQRAIHHRARSNQPAEAIVPALWVPVPPSQLPGSAERLQFNHRDFGERYVSDGLYGLIKLRLFAEEYERAVYELAKRIVSVADSVRIDTGRPVDYRLAPSAFGSPSSGVGAPRPMQITIAAPTRHDLPEGRNSDHYGDHPQDWNPYYPAAARPLAYVAEELVRSLNYQAVITSFDEDRHDGKTPPTTPEILLVDRWALRDEDHRRRLAAFDAENRPWVTMVVPWSRDDHQSRAAESELTQTLEATMPIKMGQGRALCRAAAKGVPTMEAFGQLLPQVVEVAAQQYLKHAKAYPPGSGGGSGERTRLTGPMGSTSYIPDPHDPATEAEDL
- the fxsBH gene encoding radical SAM/SPASM protein FxsBH, inactivated beta-hydroxylase extension form, with product MTGPLVPFREFVLKVHSRCDLACDHCYVYEHADQSWLTRPKTISDEAISWTARRLAEHATTHALPSVTVILHGGEPLLAGPARLRRVCEELGSALNGIAELDLRIHTNGVQLSPRYLDLFDEFHVRVGISLDGDRAANDRHRRFADGRSSHPMVLRAVELLREERYRHLDLGLLCTVDIHNDPVAVQDALAGLEPPLVDFLLPHATWDDPPPRPDGSPTAYADWLLTAFDRWTEQGRPMPVRLFASVLSSLNGGPSLTESLGLAPTDLVVIETDGQLEQVDSLKSAYEGAAATGFDVFRNTFDEVAAHPGVRARQLGLAGVSETCRRCPVVRSCGGGLYTHRYRSGSGPEGLDSGFDNPSVYCADLAALIRGIEERTAAATESPAVRAPDELLAAHQDLTRTLLAALHDTLDGQGGALWDEAWRLAATLEADAPGAEALDTVLAHPYTRTWLVDALADVEAGRGLAEPAAERLGATVAAAAVRAGRDLAVPVAYRDGGLYLPTLGTVVLGGPGERGTAVVRATGDGFLVRRPRDTPGTELRIAPDEPEGPHWLPVHVLRRAPAPVLLLDDLDPLRDCFDAPATDRLEAEEADAWAHRVGEAWSLLADAVPGQAAEAALTLTTLTPLSTGDAEPGRHGPGALGVGPSVEPNELALGLLSGFRRAKLRALGEVTDLYALDGTWEHRTPWGNEHVTFSRLLAETFERAGLGLYDPRFLTGVPEALDKIENAAEVTVDGKQLISAVRKEISGTRSATEKNRGRSFPPSGHAANVRGSDQKVTFE